In Phacochoerus africanus isolate WHEZ1 chromosome 14, ROS_Pafr_v1, whole genome shotgun sequence, one genomic interval encodes:
- the AATK gene encoding serine/threonine-protein kinase LMTK1 isoform X8 — translation MLACLCCKKGGIGFKEFENAEGEEFAADFSAQGSPAAAAPNGPDVYVLPLTEVSLPMAKQPGRSVQLLKSTDLGRHSLLYLEEIGHGWFGKVFLGEVNSGISSTQVVVKELKASASVQEQVQFLEEAQPYRALQHSNLLQCLAQCAEVTPYLLVMEFCPMGDLKGYLRSCRVAESMAPDPLTLQRMACEVACGVLHLHRHNYVHSDLALRNCLLTADLTVKIGDYGLSHGKYREDYFVTADQLWVPLRWIAPELVDEVHCNLLVVDQTKASNVWSLGVTIWELFELGAQPYPHHSDRQVLAYAVREQQLKLPKPQLQLTLSDRWYEVMQFCWLQPEQRPTAEEVHLLLSYLCAKGATEAEEEFERRWRSLRPGGSSTGPGLGVAGLALGGPGELAAASSFPLLEQFAGESFHSEGDDVLTVTETSRGLNFEYKWEAGRGAEAFPPPGGALSPGCDGHLQELCALEGAPPGVVPVLSAHSPSVGSEYFIRLEDPAPASGHDPDCAGCAPSTRAAALRPDGRDHDDDSDGSAGASLAMEPLLGHVPPADGPWSHCDYYPCRSHARDLPRASRSPSPETLMLEEPGAEDIAWGVGAFCPPFFEDPLGTSPSGSSGARASAGGEELGEAEVPRATQHRHWSSNVSANNNSGRRAPESWDLGHTGGYLDCCPGVKQTLRAVPELGPPLTPEDPRKPLPGPKGASPGQELGGCLGLPHLYPAEGLSPAPCLVTPPWTEAAVSGGDSPQAEPRLAEEAEGSARLQLPLPSIPSPSQEGALLPAEEASTPPTLPASPTPTGSHAPAPEPAQTLGSGSGSPELEAPGSEEEDTTEATSGVCTDLSSDGPQAEKPDVTAAFRPLQKQGGTPDSSDSLDIPSSASDGGCEGFSPSAAGTPGGQPRALDSGYDTENYESPEFVLKEAHEPEAFGEPASEGESPGPETRLPASLGGLSEKNPYRDSAYFSDLDPEPEPTLGPEERPGGSPARRPGPDLEDPKSPRLQPVQPSPESGVPQGAQGASPGEAPPLPLPLPLPEDASPEPSACPTGPRLEPPWPQEPARQVPPVPSPGRSKMFLQALVSLKSESHGPEPQKALGLLSGPGLQERTGGPGASRTPLCLALPELPSAPEGRPEEEEEESEDSDESDEELRCYSIQEPSEESEEEATPVPVVVAESQSARNLRSLLKMPSLLSEAFCEDLERKKKAVSFFDDVTVYLFDQVGCRRVLCVGGRGSVAGWEAAGDTCCSDPPGKPYPGARGAVPRCEGVAPRLPGGRPGLPQRPLPATAGRPLSRRHRRRRRRVRVGPRPPADAGPGARPAGPRGAPGAGRARALLALHRLTSARVPLLHHTRLRLGRPARGRLRFQKGKKAWRDQVLPGPPVVATLAWGLSSLGRGSAPGLRLDSLVLLSHAFLPPQKAPCWPECPTHLSCQNLPSPCRSVSSSDRAPCPSTSQLRWLLSRGAGGGGSGAPTGTSSSLHFCQPQTRRTQPCPAAHPQSGGFPESPPHPLAPAPPRPCALSLWLWPPGKGLPPCHSVLTAGV, via the exons ATGCTGGCCTGCCTGTGCTGCAAGAAGGGCGGCATCGGCTTCAAG GAGTTTGAGAATGCCGAGGGGGAAGAGTTTGCGGCCGACTTCTCGGCACAGGGCTCCCCGGCGGCAGCGGCTCCGAACGGGCCTGACGTGTACGTCCTCCCGCTCACCGAGGTCTCCCTGCCCATGGCCAAGCAGCCTGGGCGCTCAG TGCAGCTGCTCAAGTCCACGGACCTGGGCCGGCACAGCCTCTTGTACCTGGAGGAGATTGGCCACGGCTGGTTCGGGAAG GTGTTCCTGGGGGAGGTGAACTCGGGGATCAGCAGCACCCAGGTGGTGGTGAAGGAGCTGAAAGCGAGCGCCAGCGTGCAGGAGCAGGTGCAGTTCCTGGAGGAGGCGCAGCCCTACAG GGCCCTGCAGCACAGCAACCTGCTCCAGTGCCTGGCCCAGTGCGCCGAGGTGACGCCCTACCTGTTGGTGATGGAATTCTGCCCCATG GGGGACCTCAAGGGCTACCTGCGGAGCTGTCGGGTGGCAGAGTCCATGGCGCCTGACCCGCTGACGCTGCAGCGCATGGCCTGCGAGGTGGCCTGCGGCGTTCTGCATCTGCATCGCCACAACTACGTGCACAG TGACCTGGCCCTGAGGAACTGCCTGCTCACGGCTGACCTGACGGTGAAGATTGGTGACTACGGCCTGTCTCACGGCAAATACAGg GAGGACTACTTTGTGACCGCTGACCAGCTGTGGGTGCCGCTGCGCTGGATCGCGCCCGAGCTGGTGGACGAGGTGCACTGCAACCTGCTGGTGGTGGACCAGACCAAGGCCAGCAACGTATG GTCCCTGGGAGTGACCATCTGGGAGCTCTTTGAGCTGGGAGCGCAGCCCTACCCCCACCACTCTGACcggcaggtgctggcctacgccgtcCGGGAGCAGCAGCTCAAGCTGCCCAAACCCCAGCTGCAGCTGACCCTCTCTGACCGCTG GTACGAGGTGATGCAGTTCTGCTGGCTGCAGCCGGAGCAGCGGCCCACGGCCGAGGAGGTGCACCTGCTGCTGTCCTACCTGTGCGCCAAGGGTGCCACCGAGGCAGAGGAGGAGTTTGAGCGGCGCTGGCGCTCGCTGCGGCCCGGTGGGAGCAGCACAggcccggggctgggggtggcaggCCTGGCACTGGGGGGCCCGGGCGAGCTGGCCGCCGCCTCCTCTTTCCCACTGTTGGAGCAGTTCGCCGGGGAGAGCTTCCACTCGGAGGGCGACGACGTGCTGACAGTGACAGAGACCAGCCGAGGCCTCAACTTTGAGTACAAGTGGGAAGCGGGCCGGGGGGCCGAGGCCTTCCCGCCACCGGGGGGCGCGCTGAGTCCCGGCTGCGACGGGCACCTGCAGGAGCTCTGCGCCCTGGAAGGCGCACCCCCCGGCGTGGTGCCCGTGCTCAGCGCTCACAGCCCCTCCGTGGGCAGCGAGTACTTCATCCGCTTGGAAGACCCAGCACCTGCCTCGGGCCACGACCCCGACTGCGCCGGCTGTGCCCCCAGCACCCGAGCAGCGGCCCTGCGCCCAGATGGCCGCGACCACGATGACGACTCTGATGGCAGCGCAGGCGCCTCACTGGCCATGGAGCCTCTGCTGGGCCACGTGCCACCTGCCGACGGCCCCTGGAGCCACTGTGACTACTACCCGTGCAGGAGCCATGCCCGCGACCTGCCCCGCGCCTCGCGCTCACCCTCGCCGGAGACCTTGATGCTGGAGGAGCCGGGAGCAGAGGATATCGCCTGGGGCGTGGGGGCCTTCTGCCCGCCCTTCTTCGAGGACCCGCTGGGCACATCCCCGTCGGGGAGCTCTGGGGCCCGAGCGTCCGCAGGcggggaggagctgggggaggccGAGGTGCCCAGGGCCACCCAGCACAGACATTGGAGCTCCAACGTATCAGCCAACAACAACAGTGGCAGACGAGCACCGGAATCCTGGGACCTGGGCCACACAGGCGGCTACTTGGACTGCTGCCCTGGCGTGAAGCAGACCCTACGGGCCGTCCCTGAGCTGGGCCCTCCCCTGACCCCAGAGGACCCCAGAAAGCCTCTCCCTGGGCCCAAGGGGGCCTCTCCTGGTCAGGAGCTGGGCGGCTGCCTTGGCCTCCCCCATCTGTATCCTGCCGAGGGCTTGTCACCTGCCCCCTGCCTGGTCACACCCCCCTGGACGGAGGCGGCTGTCAGTGGGGGCGACAGCCCCCAGGCAGAACCCAGGCTTGCCGAGGAGGCCGAGGGCTCTGCCAGACTCCAActgccccttccctccatcccatcCCCATCCCAGGAGGGGGCCCTGCTTCCTGCTGAGGAGGCCAGCACCCCGCCCACCCTGCCCGCCTCACCCACGCCCACAGGCAGCCACGCGCCTGCCCCCGAACCGGCCCAGACCCTGGGCAGCGGCAGCGGCTCTCCTGAGCTGGAGGCACCGGGCAGTGAAGAGGAGGACACGACAGAGGCCACTTCTGGTGTCTGCACGGACTTGTCCAGCGACGGCCCCCAGGCTGAGAAGCCAGACGTGACAGCAGCCTTCCGCCCCCTGCAGAAGCAGGGGGGGACCCCGGACTCCTCGGACTCCCTGGACATCCCGTCCTCAGCCAGCGATGGCGGCTGCGAGGGCTTCAGCCCGTCAGCGGCTGGCACCCCTGGCGGGCAGCCCCGAGCCCTGGACAGTGGTTATGACACAGAGAACTACGAGTCCCCCGAGTTTGTACTCAAGGAGGCGCACGAGCCTGAGGCCTTTGGGGAGCCAGCCTCGGAGGGGGAGAGCCCGGGGCCTGAGACTCGGCTCCCGGCCTCCCTGGGCGGCCTCAGCGAGAAGAACCCCTACCGAGACTCTGCCTACTTCTCAGACCTGGACCCCGAGCCAGAGCCCACCCTGGGCCCTGAGGAGAGGCCAGGAGGTAGCCCAGCTCGCAGGCCAGGGCCTGACCTGGAGGACCCGAAGAGCCCCAGGCTGCAGCCTGTGCAGCCCTCCCCTGAGTCTGGGGTGCCCCAGGGGGCACAGGGTGCCAGCCCCGGGGAGGCGcccccactgccactgccactgccactgcctgAGGACGCATCTCCAGAGCCCAGCGCCTGCCCCACAGGCCCCAGGCTGGAGCCTCCCTGGCCCCAAGAGCCAGCCCGCCAGGTGCCACCGGTGCCCAGTCCTGGGCGTTCGAAGATGTTCCTGCAGGCTCTGGTCTCACTCAAGTCGGAGAGCCACGGCCCGGAGCCCCAGAAGGCCCTGGGACTGCTGTCAGGGCCAGGGCTGCAGGAACGGACCGGGGGCCCAGGTGCCTCCAGAACCCCACTCTGCCTGGCCCTGCCGGAACTCCCCTCGGCTCCGGAGGGCCGCccggaggaggaagaggaggagagcgAGGACAGCGACGAGTCGGACGAGGAGCTGCGCTGCTACAGCATCCAGGAGCCGAGCGAGGAGAGCGAGGAGGAGGCGACGCCCGTGCCAGTGGTGGTGGCGGAAAGCCAGAGCGCGCGCAACCTGCGCAGCCTGCTGAAGATGCCCAGCCTGCTGTCTGAGGCCTTCTGCGAGGACCTGGAGCGCAAGAAGAAAGCCGTGTCCTTCTTTGACGACGTCACCGTCTACCTCTTCGACCAGGTGGGCTGCCGCCGTGTGCTCTGCGTCGGGGGACGGGGGTCCGTGGCGGGATGGGAAGCCGCGGGAGACACGTGCTGCTCTGACCCTCCAGGAAAGCCCTACCCGGGAGCTCGGGGAGCCGTTCCCCGGTGCGAAGGAGTCGCCCCCCGCCTTCCTGGCGGGCGGCCCGGGCTCCCCCAGCGCCCCCTGCCGGCCACGGCGGGCAGACCGCTCTCCCGACGGCACCGACGCAGAAG GCGGAGGGTTCGAGTGGGACCACGGCCTCCCGCTGACGCAGGCCCAGGAGCCCGCCCCGCCGGTCCCCGCGGCGCCCCCGGCGCCGGCCGCGCCCGGGCCCTTCTCGCGCTTCACCGTCTCACCAGCGCCCGCGTCCCGCTTCTCCATCACACACGTCTCAGACTCGGACGCCCGGCCCGTGGGAG ACTCCGTTTTCAGAAGGGGAAAAAGGCTTGGAGAGATCAGGTCCTGCCAGGCCCGCCTGTCGTGGCCACCTTGGCGTGGGGCCTCAGCTCCCTGGGGAGAGGCAGTGCTCCAGGGCTGAGACTGGACAGTCTGGTTCTCCTGTCTCATGCTTTCCTCCCTCCTCAGAAGGCACCATGCTGGCCAGAGTGCCCCACCCACCTCTCCTGCCAGAACCTTCCCAGCCCCTGCAGGTCTGTCTCATCCAGTGACCGggccccctgccccagcaccTCTCAGCTCCGATGGCTCCTGTCCAGAGGAGCAGGTGGTGGTGGCTCAGGGGCCCCGACGggcacctcctcctccctccacttcTGTCAGCCTCAGACTAGgaggacacagccctgcccagctGCCCACCCCCAATCTGGGGGCTTCCCTGAAAGCCCACCTCATCCTctggcccccgccccgccccgcccctgtgCCCTcagcctgtggctgtggcctccagGGAAGGGCCTGCCGCCCTGTCACAGTGTGCTCACAGCAGGTGTCTGA
- the AATK gene encoding serine/threonine-protein kinase LMTK1 isoform X10 — MLACLCCKKGGIGFKEFENAEGEEFAADFSAQGSPAAAAPNGPDVYVLPLTEVSLPMAKQPGRSVQLLKSTDLGRHSLLYLEEIGHGWFGKVFLGEVNSGISSTQVVVKELKASASVQEQVQFLEEAQPYRALQHSNLLQCLAQCAEVTPYLLVMEFCPMGDLKGYLRSCRVAESMAPDPLTLQRMACEVACGVLHLHRHNYVHSDLALRNCLLTADLTVKIGDYGLSHGKYREDYFVTADQLWVPLRWIAPELVDEVHCNLLVVDQTKASNVWSLGVTIWELFELGAQPYPHHSDRQVLAYAVREQQLKLPKPQLQLTLSDRWYEVMQFCWLQPEQRPTAEEVHLLLSYLCAKGATEAEEEFERRWRSLRPGGSSTGPGLGVAGLALGGPGELAAASSFPLLEQFAGESFHSEGDDVLTVTETSRGLNFEYKWEAGRGAEAFPPPGGALSPGCDGHLQELCALEGAPPGVVPVLSAHSPSVGSEYFIRLEDPAPASGHDPDCAGCAPSTRAAALRPDGRDHDDDSDGSAGASLAMEPLLGHVPPADGPWSHCDYYPCRSHARDLPRASRSPSPETLMLEEPGAEDIAWGVGAFCPPFFEDPLGTSPSGSSGARASAGGEELGEAEVPRATQHRHWSSNVSANNNSGRRAPESWDLGHTGGYLDCCPGVKQTLRAVPELGPPLTPEDPRKPLPGPKGASPGQELGGCLGLPHLYPAEGLSPAPCLVTPPWTEAAVSGGDSPQAEPRLAEEAEGSARLQLPLPSIPSPSQEGALLPAEEASTPPTLPASPTPTGSHAPAPEPAQTLGSGSGSPELEAPGSEEEDTTEATSGVCTDLSSDGPQAEKPDVTAAFRPLQKQGGTPDSSDSLDIPSSASDGGCEGFSPSAAGTPGGQPRALDSGYDTENYESPEFVLKEAHEPEAFGEPASEGESPGPETRLPASLGGLSEKNPYRDSAYFSDLDPEPEPTLGPEERPGGSPARRPGPDLEDPKSPRLQPVQPSPESGVPQGAQGASPGEAPPLPLPLPLPEDASPEPSACPTGPRLEPPWPQEPARQVPPVPSPGRSKMFLQALVSLKSESHGPEPQKALGLLSGPGLQERTGGPGASRTPLCLALPELPSAPEGRPEEEEEESEDSDESDEELRCYSIQEPSEESEEEATPVPVVVAESQSARNLRSLLKMPSLLSEAFCEDLERKKKAVSFFDDVTVYLFDQESPTRELGEPFPGAKESPPAFLAGGPGSPSAPCRPRRADRSPDGTDAEGGGFEWDHGLPLTQAQEPAPPVPAAPPAPAAPGPFSRFTVSPAPASRFSITHVSDSDARPVGDSVFRRGKRLGEIRSCQARLSWPPWRGASAPWGEAVLQG; from the exons ATGCTGGCCTGCCTGTGCTGCAAGAAGGGCGGCATCGGCTTCAAG GAGTTTGAGAATGCCGAGGGGGAAGAGTTTGCGGCCGACTTCTCGGCACAGGGCTCCCCGGCGGCAGCGGCTCCGAACGGGCCTGACGTGTACGTCCTCCCGCTCACCGAGGTCTCCCTGCCCATGGCCAAGCAGCCTGGGCGCTCAG TGCAGCTGCTCAAGTCCACGGACCTGGGCCGGCACAGCCTCTTGTACCTGGAGGAGATTGGCCACGGCTGGTTCGGGAAG GTGTTCCTGGGGGAGGTGAACTCGGGGATCAGCAGCACCCAGGTGGTGGTGAAGGAGCTGAAAGCGAGCGCCAGCGTGCAGGAGCAGGTGCAGTTCCTGGAGGAGGCGCAGCCCTACAG GGCCCTGCAGCACAGCAACCTGCTCCAGTGCCTGGCCCAGTGCGCCGAGGTGACGCCCTACCTGTTGGTGATGGAATTCTGCCCCATG GGGGACCTCAAGGGCTACCTGCGGAGCTGTCGGGTGGCAGAGTCCATGGCGCCTGACCCGCTGACGCTGCAGCGCATGGCCTGCGAGGTGGCCTGCGGCGTTCTGCATCTGCATCGCCACAACTACGTGCACAG TGACCTGGCCCTGAGGAACTGCCTGCTCACGGCTGACCTGACGGTGAAGATTGGTGACTACGGCCTGTCTCACGGCAAATACAGg GAGGACTACTTTGTGACCGCTGACCAGCTGTGGGTGCCGCTGCGCTGGATCGCGCCCGAGCTGGTGGACGAGGTGCACTGCAACCTGCTGGTGGTGGACCAGACCAAGGCCAGCAACGTATG GTCCCTGGGAGTGACCATCTGGGAGCTCTTTGAGCTGGGAGCGCAGCCCTACCCCCACCACTCTGACcggcaggtgctggcctacgccgtcCGGGAGCAGCAGCTCAAGCTGCCCAAACCCCAGCTGCAGCTGACCCTCTCTGACCGCTG GTACGAGGTGATGCAGTTCTGCTGGCTGCAGCCGGAGCAGCGGCCCACGGCCGAGGAGGTGCACCTGCTGCTGTCCTACCTGTGCGCCAAGGGTGCCACCGAGGCAGAGGAGGAGTTTGAGCGGCGCTGGCGCTCGCTGCGGCCCGGTGGGAGCAGCACAggcccggggctgggggtggcaggCCTGGCACTGGGGGGCCCGGGCGAGCTGGCCGCCGCCTCCTCTTTCCCACTGTTGGAGCAGTTCGCCGGGGAGAGCTTCCACTCGGAGGGCGACGACGTGCTGACAGTGACAGAGACCAGCCGAGGCCTCAACTTTGAGTACAAGTGGGAAGCGGGCCGGGGGGCCGAGGCCTTCCCGCCACCGGGGGGCGCGCTGAGTCCCGGCTGCGACGGGCACCTGCAGGAGCTCTGCGCCCTGGAAGGCGCACCCCCCGGCGTGGTGCCCGTGCTCAGCGCTCACAGCCCCTCCGTGGGCAGCGAGTACTTCATCCGCTTGGAAGACCCAGCACCTGCCTCGGGCCACGACCCCGACTGCGCCGGCTGTGCCCCCAGCACCCGAGCAGCGGCCCTGCGCCCAGATGGCCGCGACCACGATGACGACTCTGATGGCAGCGCAGGCGCCTCACTGGCCATGGAGCCTCTGCTGGGCCACGTGCCACCTGCCGACGGCCCCTGGAGCCACTGTGACTACTACCCGTGCAGGAGCCATGCCCGCGACCTGCCCCGCGCCTCGCGCTCACCCTCGCCGGAGACCTTGATGCTGGAGGAGCCGGGAGCAGAGGATATCGCCTGGGGCGTGGGGGCCTTCTGCCCGCCCTTCTTCGAGGACCCGCTGGGCACATCCCCGTCGGGGAGCTCTGGGGCCCGAGCGTCCGCAGGcggggaggagctgggggaggccGAGGTGCCCAGGGCCACCCAGCACAGACATTGGAGCTCCAACGTATCAGCCAACAACAACAGTGGCAGACGAGCACCGGAATCCTGGGACCTGGGCCACACAGGCGGCTACTTGGACTGCTGCCCTGGCGTGAAGCAGACCCTACGGGCCGTCCCTGAGCTGGGCCCTCCCCTGACCCCAGAGGACCCCAGAAAGCCTCTCCCTGGGCCCAAGGGGGCCTCTCCTGGTCAGGAGCTGGGCGGCTGCCTTGGCCTCCCCCATCTGTATCCTGCCGAGGGCTTGTCACCTGCCCCCTGCCTGGTCACACCCCCCTGGACGGAGGCGGCTGTCAGTGGGGGCGACAGCCCCCAGGCAGAACCCAGGCTTGCCGAGGAGGCCGAGGGCTCTGCCAGACTCCAActgccccttccctccatcccatcCCCATCCCAGGAGGGGGCCCTGCTTCCTGCTGAGGAGGCCAGCACCCCGCCCACCCTGCCCGCCTCACCCACGCCCACAGGCAGCCACGCGCCTGCCCCCGAACCGGCCCAGACCCTGGGCAGCGGCAGCGGCTCTCCTGAGCTGGAGGCACCGGGCAGTGAAGAGGAGGACACGACAGAGGCCACTTCTGGTGTCTGCACGGACTTGTCCAGCGACGGCCCCCAGGCTGAGAAGCCAGACGTGACAGCAGCCTTCCGCCCCCTGCAGAAGCAGGGGGGGACCCCGGACTCCTCGGACTCCCTGGACATCCCGTCCTCAGCCAGCGATGGCGGCTGCGAGGGCTTCAGCCCGTCAGCGGCTGGCACCCCTGGCGGGCAGCCCCGAGCCCTGGACAGTGGTTATGACACAGAGAACTACGAGTCCCCCGAGTTTGTACTCAAGGAGGCGCACGAGCCTGAGGCCTTTGGGGAGCCAGCCTCGGAGGGGGAGAGCCCGGGGCCTGAGACTCGGCTCCCGGCCTCCCTGGGCGGCCTCAGCGAGAAGAACCCCTACCGAGACTCTGCCTACTTCTCAGACCTGGACCCCGAGCCAGAGCCCACCCTGGGCCCTGAGGAGAGGCCAGGAGGTAGCCCAGCTCGCAGGCCAGGGCCTGACCTGGAGGACCCGAAGAGCCCCAGGCTGCAGCCTGTGCAGCCCTCCCCTGAGTCTGGGGTGCCCCAGGGGGCACAGGGTGCCAGCCCCGGGGAGGCGcccccactgccactgccactgccactgcctgAGGACGCATCTCCAGAGCCCAGCGCCTGCCCCACAGGCCCCAGGCTGGAGCCTCCCTGGCCCCAAGAGCCAGCCCGCCAGGTGCCACCGGTGCCCAGTCCTGGGCGTTCGAAGATGTTCCTGCAGGCTCTGGTCTCACTCAAGTCGGAGAGCCACGGCCCGGAGCCCCAGAAGGCCCTGGGACTGCTGTCAGGGCCAGGGCTGCAGGAACGGACCGGGGGCCCAGGTGCCTCCAGAACCCCACTCTGCCTGGCCCTGCCGGAACTCCCCTCGGCTCCGGAGGGCCGCccggaggaggaagaggaggagagcgAGGACAGCGACGAGTCGGACGAGGAGCTGCGCTGCTACAGCATCCAGGAGCCGAGCGAGGAGAGCGAGGAGGAGGCGACGCCCGTGCCAGTGGTGGTGGCGGAAAGCCAGAGCGCGCGCAACCTGCGCAGCCTGCTGAAGATGCCCAGCCTGCTGTCTGAGGCCTTCTGCGAGGACCTGGAGCGCAAGAAGAAAGCCGTGTCCTTCTTTGACGACGTCACCGTCTACCTCTTCGACCAG GAAAGCCCTACCCGGGAGCTCGGGGAGCCGTTCCCCGGTGCGAAGGAGTCGCCCCCCGCCTTCCTGGCGGGCGGCCCGGGCTCCCCCAGCGCCCCCTGCCGGCCACGGCGGGCAGACCGCTCTCCCGACGGCACCGACGCAGAAG GCGGAGGGTTCGAGTGGGACCACGGCCTCCCGCTGACGCAGGCCCAGGAGCCCGCCCCGCCGGTCCCCGCGGCGCCCCCGGCGCCGGCCGCGCCCGGGCCCTTCTCGCGCTTCACCGTCTCACCAGCGCCCGCGTCCCGCTTCTCCATCACACACGTCTCAGACTCGGACGCCCGGCCCGTGGGAG ACTCCGTTTTCAGAAGGGGAAAAAGGCTTGGAGAGATCAGGTCCTGCCAGGCCCGCCTGTCGTGGCCACCTTGGCGTGGGGCCTCAGCTCCCTGGGGAGAGGCAGTGCTCCAGGGCTGA